In Girardinichthys multiradiatus isolate DD_20200921_A chromosome 18, DD_fGirMul_XY1, whole genome shotgun sequence, a single window of DNA contains:
- the zc3h4 gene encoding zinc finger CCCH domain-containing protein 4 isoform X2, which yields MAVESMTVHPNSPTTNHEHNSLLTDERPEDGELEEGELKDDAGDIEEEETGQDLSAAAGQGGDRGDDAGGGGDEGGEGATKRSHRSRDRHPSSASDDERSHRHKRKRKKEKEREREKRRAKKKRKSKHKRHASSDDDHSDFSDDSDYSPSEKRKYRDFSPQYTSSSHVGYGGPKKGSYMKMDKQVYGGYDDYEDDIYEGEEDEDMGDEEYDDFAKELNQYRKAKEGGRGARGGRGRMKSLRGRGGIRGGRRGRGGSRGRAGRVGRMGGDDDGDNYGEDMEYGEEDYDMGDDDYDDYSKELSQYKRSKDRGRGIKGGRGRGRGKGGRGMIRGAKGRSRGRGRGDMGNDDDNNGDMDNGDGGDGGGPGAGRRHHHEKHQDKKGKAICKYYIEGRCTWGDHCNFSHDIELPKKKELCKFYITGFCARADHCPYMHSEFPCKLFHTTGNCVNGDECMFSHESLNDDTQELLNKMLAEDAEAGAEDEKEVEELKKQGINPLPKPPPGVGLLPTPPRPVSMDTNMGAVDFGGAVPGDFGGPPGPSQLPLAGKGPPIPPPVPGLNPPVGPVHSPDGSPFQGGPPTNPSCPPLHMVPPPAVGGTGASAGKKIPSLFEIKVQPTGQLAQKLAVSQTPNSGQAQTAPPGPQGPPGVAPPRFPGPAGMMPPELQNMGPGGEPIMGGFGCGDVPAHAGTGPPQGGGSFFNEFYNQQDGMKMEGVQEGGDRFQSFSGMDNRGGTGNREGPANGATASQGSISVPDFLPPAQRVLFMRIQQKQQEEEERARRMADGGAEKTKNVEGDSGNWYSSEDEDGGSSVTSILKTLRQQTQAPQKPDSHPSDSRLQKASAAHPPARPADPRLARDPRLARAVESAHMSDGAQPTAPSSLGPPTDPRLARLAAATSAGSTSHSPPASKPEPVLVYKPPPLTAPAAEEEETERVLRDKPVPIPLDPLMGMALRDPRSQLQQFSHIKKDIVLHMPAFSKTVTWSPEDLLPLPIPKQDLLPLPPGIPPVPSLDPRMSRAQQQLHTSPPPLTQPIPSLDPPASSSTSSLPDFELLSRILKTVNSIPPQTSSPPHVPTPTPPLSLLGQPPPVTTSPAEKPIDPRVRKPPSDPRLQPQKSALKQPSEPVPSGPVPSTSPAISSCSSPPTIAPYDPRLLSSGGAGRSVTTGAPGGASVLSSISLYDPRTNKPGSPGTISGSNNSPNSASAESKSNEPPASKPKSKEPLFVRKSALDQPEPEKTGEQGTDRYNSYNRPRPKPAPSPNSTAQTGPAAAAGAQGAPAGAADQGPAGVHNLPVSSLFGGLKQAAKPGGTSSPFGGNSPAQSEQAAAEQDNASLKDVFKGFDPTASPFCQ from the exons GCCTGAAGATGGAGAATTGGAGGAGGGCGAGTTGAAAGATGATGCAGGGGATATTGAGGAGGAGGAAACGGGCCAAGATTTGTCTGCAGCAGCAGGACAAGGAGGAGATAGGGGTGACGATGCAGGAGGAGGGGGTGACGAAGGAGGAGAAGGGGCAACAAAGAGGTCTCATCGAAGCCGGGACCGCCACCCAAGCAGCGCTTCAGATGATGAGAGATCGCACCGGCACAAGAGGAAGCGGAAGAAAGAGAAGGAGCGGGAAAGAGAAAAGAGGAGGGCCAAGAAGAAACGCAAATCAAAGCATAAA CGGCATGCGTCTTCTGATGATGACCACTCAGACTTCAGTGATGACTCTGACTACAGTCCAAGCGAGAAGAGGAAGTACAGAGATTTCAGTCCACAGTACACCTCTTCT TCTCACGTGGGCTACGGTGGACCGAAGAAAGGGAGCTACATGAAGATGGACAAACAGGTTTATGGGGGCTATGATGACTATGAAGATGACATCTATGAgggagaggaggatgaagacaTGGGTGATGAAGAGTATGATGACTTTGCAAAGGAACTCAACCAGTATCGCAAGGCCAAGGAGGGAGGCCGGGGTGCAAGAG GGGGCAGAGGTCGCATGAAGAGTCTAAGAGGCCGTGGAGGAATAAGGGGAGGAAGAAGGGGGAGAGGAGGAAGCAGAGGACGAGCGGGGAGAGTTGGAAGGATGGGCGGAGATGATGATGGGGACAACTATGGAGAGGATATGGAG TATGGAGAGGAGGACTATGACATGGGGGACGATGATTATGATGACTACTCCAAAGAACTCAGTCAGTATAAAAGGTCTAAAGACAGAGGCAGAg GAATTAAAGGAGGCCGTGGTCGAGGTCGAGGTAAAGGAGGGCGAGGCATGATCCGAGGAGCAAAAGGCCGAAGCAGAGGGCGAGGAAGAGGTGACATGGGGAACGATGACGACAACAACGGGGACATGGACAACGGG GATGGAGGTGATGGAGGTGGTCCAGGAGCAGGGAGGAGACATCATCATGAAAAGCACCAGGACAAGAAAGGAAAAGCCATCTGCAAGTACTACATCGAGGGGAGATGCACCTGG GGGGACCACTGTAATTTCAGCCATGATATCGAGCTGCCGAAGAAGAAGGAGCTTTGTAAATTCTACATCACTGGATTCTGCGCCCGCGCCGACCACTGTCCCTACATGCATA GTGAATTCCCTTGTAAGCTGTTCCACACCACAGGAAACTGTGTTAATGGAGATGAGTGCATGTTCTCACATGAATCCCTCAATGATGACACTCAGGAGCTGCTCAACAAG ATGCTTGCAGAGGATGCTGAGGCTGGAGCTGAGGATGAAAAGGAggtggaggagctgaagaagcAGGGGATCAACCCTCTTCCTAAACCCCCTCCTGGAGTCGGTCTTCTCCCCACTCCTCCTCGCCCTGTTTCAATGGACACAAACATGGGGGCTGTGGACTTTGGTGGAGCTGTACCTGGTGACTTTGGGGGTCCTCCTGGACCCAGTCAACTTCCTCTTGCAGGGAAAGGTCCACCAATTCCACCCCCTGTCCCTGGGCTTAACCCCCCTGTTGGTCCAGTCCACAGTCCTGATGGAAGCCCCTTCCAAGGAGGACCACCCACAAACCCCAGCTGCCCTCCTCTACACATGGTTCCCCCGCCTGCTGTTGGTGGAACAGGAGCGTCAGCGGGGAAGAAGATTCCTTCATTGTTTGAGATTAAAGTTCAGCCAACGGGACAACTGGCTCAGAAACTGGCTGTCAG CCAGACTCCCAATAGCGGTCAGGCTCAGACTGCACCTCCTGGACCCCAGGGCCCCCCGGGGGTTGCGCCGCCCCGCTTCCCTGGACCTGCAGGCATGATGCCCCCTGAATTGCAGAACATGGGACCCGGTGGAGAACCCATTATGGGGGGTTTTGGATGTGGTGACGTCCCTGCTCATGCAGGGACAGGACCTCCCCAGGGTGGAGGAAGCTTCTTCAACGAGTTCTACAATCAGCAGGACGGGATGAAGATGGAGGGAGTTCAAGAGGGTG GCGACAGGTTTCAAAGTTTTTCCGGCATGGACAACAGAGGAGGGACTGGAAACAGAGAAGGTCCTGCTAATGGGGCCACAGCCAGTCAGGGAAGCATCTCTGTGCCAGACTTTCTGCCTCCTGCTCAGCGTGTCCTGTTCATGAGGATACAGCAGAaacagcaggaggaagaggagagagcTCGCAGGATGGCTGATGGAGGGGCAGAAAAGACCAAAAATGTTGAAG GTGACTCGGGGAACTGGTACTCCAGTGAGGATGAGGATGGTGGCAGTAGCGTGACCTCCATATTGAAGACACTTCGTCAGCAGACCCAGGCTCCTCAGAAACCTGACAGCCATCCGAGCGACTCTCGTCTCCAAAAGGCTTCTGCTGCCCACCCTCCAGCTCGCCCAGCAGACCCCCGCCTGGCCCGAGACCCCCGCCTGGCACGCGCTGTAGAGTCGGCCCACATGTCTGATGGTGCTCAGCCAACGGCTCCGTCGTCCTTGGGACCACCTACAGACCCAAGGTTAGCCAGACTTGCTGCTGCCACCTCTGCAGGGTCCACATCACATTCGCCTCCTGCTTCAAAACCAGAACCTGTCCTGGTCTACAAGCCCCCACCGCTCACTGCTCCAgcagcagaggaggaggagacggAGCGAGTTTTACGGGACAAGCCTGTGCCGATTCCGTTGGACCCGCTTATGGGTATGGCTCTGAGAGACCCACGCTCACAGTTGCAGCAGTTCAGCCACATCAAGAAGGACATTGTTTTGCATATGCCCGCATTCTCAAAAACTGTCACCTGGTCACCTGAAGATCTCCTTCCACTTCCAATTCCCAAGCAGGACCTCCTGCCACTCCCACCAGGCATCCCTCCTGTGCCCTCCCTGGATCCACGCATGTCCAGAGCCCAGCAGCAGCTCCACACATCACCACCCCCACTCACACAGCCCATTCCATCCTTAGACCCCCCTGCATCCTCCTCAACCTCCTCCCTTCCAGACTTTGAGCTGTTGTCTCGTATCTTGAAGACAGTTAACTCCATACCGCCCCAGACTTCCTCCCCTCCTCACGTGCCCACTCCCACTCCTCCCTTGTCGCTACTTGGTCAACCTCCCCCCGTGACTACCTCACCTGCAGAAAAACCCATCGACCCTCGAGTACGTAAACCCCCGTCTGACCCCCGTCTGCAGCCACAGAAGTCAGCACTGAAGcaaccatcagaaccagttccctCTGGTCCAGTTCCTTCAACGTCTCCAGCAATTTCATCTTGTTCCTCCCCTCCAACCATCGCCCCCTACGACCCCAGGCTGCTCTCCTCAGGAGGGGCAGGCCGCAGTGTGACTACTGGGGCACCAGGGGGAGCCAGTGTGCTAAGCAGCATCAGCCTGTATGACCCACGGACTAACAAACCAGGTAGCCCTGGTACCATCAGTGGCTCCAACAACTCCCCCAACTCAGCCAGTGCAGAGTCTAAATCCAATGAGCCCCCAGCGAGTAAACCTAAGTCCAAGGAGCCACTGTTTGTTCGGAAATCTGCTCTGGACCAACCGGAGCCGGAGAAGACTGGAGAGCAAGGAACTGATAGGTATAACAGCTATAACAGGCCCCGGCCCAAACCCGCTCCCTCTCCTAACTCCACGGCCCAGACAGGACCTGCTGCTGCCGCCGGGGCTCAGGGCGCCCCTGCAGGGGCTGCTGACCAGGGACCCGCAGGGGTCCACAACCTGCCGGTGTCCTCCCTGTTTGGGGGCCTTAAACAGGCAGCCAAACCCGGCGGGACGAGCAGCCCGTTTGGAGGAAACAGCCCAGCGCAGTCTGAACAGGCTGCCGCTGAGCAGGACAACGCCTCACTGAAAGACGTGTTTAAAGGCTTCGACCCAACAGCCTCACCCTTCTGTCAATGA
- the zc3h4 gene encoding zinc finger CCCH domain-containing protein 4 isoform X1, translated as MAVESMTVHPNSPTTNHEHNSLLTDERPEDGELEEGELKDDAGDIEEEETGQDLSAAAGQGGDRGDDAGGGGDEGGEGATKRSHRSRDRHPSSASDDERSHRHKRKRKKEKEREREKRRAKKKRKSKHKRHASSDDDHSDFSDDSDYSPSEKRKYRDFSPQYTSSSHVGYGGPKKGSYMKMDKQVYGGYDDYEDDIYEGEEDEDMGDEEYDDFAKELNQYRKAKEGGRGARGGRGRMKSLRGRGGIRGGRRGRGGSRGRAGRVGRMGGDDDGDNYGEDMEYGEEDYDMGDDDYDDYSKELSQYKRSKDRGRGIKGGRGRGRGKGGRGMIRGAKGRSRGRGRGDMGNDDDNNGDMDNGDGGDGGGPGAGRRHHHEKHQDKKGKAICKYYIEGRCTWGDHCNFSHDIELPKKKELCKFYITGFCARADHCPYMHSEFPCKLFHTTGNCVNGDECMFSHESLNDDTQELLNKMLAEDAEAGAEDEKEVEELKKQGINPLPKPPPGVGLLPTPPRPVSMDTNMGAVDFGGAVPGDFGGPPGPSQLPLAGKGPPIPPPVPGLNPPVGPVHSPDGSPFQGGPPTNPSCPPLHMVPPPAVGGTGASAGKKIPSLFEIKVQPTGQLAQKLAVRSQTPNSGQAQTAPPGPQGPPGVAPPRFPGPAGMMPPELQNMGPGGEPIMGGFGCGDVPAHAGTGPPQGGGSFFNEFYNQQDGMKMEGVQEGGDRFQSFSGMDNRGGTGNREGPANGATASQGSISVPDFLPPAQRVLFMRIQQKQQEEEERARRMADGGAEKTKNVEGDSGNWYSSEDEDGGSSVTSILKTLRQQTQAPQKPDSHPSDSRLQKASAAHPPARPADPRLARDPRLARAVESAHMSDGAQPTAPSSLGPPTDPRLARLAAATSAGSTSHSPPASKPEPVLVYKPPPLTAPAAEEEETERVLRDKPVPIPLDPLMGMALRDPRSQLQQFSHIKKDIVLHMPAFSKTVTWSPEDLLPLPIPKQDLLPLPPGIPPVPSLDPRMSRAQQQLHTSPPPLTQPIPSLDPPASSSTSSLPDFELLSRILKTVNSIPPQTSSPPHVPTPTPPLSLLGQPPPVTTSPAEKPIDPRVRKPPSDPRLQPQKSALKQPSEPVPSGPVPSTSPAISSCSSPPTIAPYDPRLLSSGGAGRSVTTGAPGGASVLSSISLYDPRTNKPGSPGTISGSNNSPNSASAESKSNEPPASKPKSKEPLFVRKSALDQPEPEKTGEQGTDRYNSYNRPRPKPAPSPNSTAQTGPAAAAGAQGAPAGAADQGPAGVHNLPVSSLFGGLKQAAKPGGTSSPFGGNSPAQSEQAAAEQDNASLKDVFKGFDPTASPFCQ; from the exons GCCTGAAGATGGAGAATTGGAGGAGGGCGAGTTGAAAGATGATGCAGGGGATATTGAGGAGGAGGAAACGGGCCAAGATTTGTCTGCAGCAGCAGGACAAGGAGGAGATAGGGGTGACGATGCAGGAGGAGGGGGTGACGAAGGAGGAGAAGGGGCAACAAAGAGGTCTCATCGAAGCCGGGACCGCCACCCAAGCAGCGCTTCAGATGATGAGAGATCGCACCGGCACAAGAGGAAGCGGAAGAAAGAGAAGGAGCGGGAAAGAGAAAAGAGGAGGGCCAAGAAGAAACGCAAATCAAAGCATAAA CGGCATGCGTCTTCTGATGATGACCACTCAGACTTCAGTGATGACTCTGACTACAGTCCAAGCGAGAAGAGGAAGTACAGAGATTTCAGTCCACAGTACACCTCTTCT TCTCACGTGGGCTACGGTGGACCGAAGAAAGGGAGCTACATGAAGATGGACAAACAGGTTTATGGGGGCTATGATGACTATGAAGATGACATCTATGAgggagaggaggatgaagacaTGGGTGATGAAGAGTATGATGACTTTGCAAAGGAACTCAACCAGTATCGCAAGGCCAAGGAGGGAGGCCGGGGTGCAAGAG GGGGCAGAGGTCGCATGAAGAGTCTAAGAGGCCGTGGAGGAATAAGGGGAGGAAGAAGGGGGAGAGGAGGAAGCAGAGGACGAGCGGGGAGAGTTGGAAGGATGGGCGGAGATGATGATGGGGACAACTATGGAGAGGATATGGAG TATGGAGAGGAGGACTATGACATGGGGGACGATGATTATGATGACTACTCCAAAGAACTCAGTCAGTATAAAAGGTCTAAAGACAGAGGCAGAg GAATTAAAGGAGGCCGTGGTCGAGGTCGAGGTAAAGGAGGGCGAGGCATGATCCGAGGAGCAAAAGGCCGAAGCAGAGGGCGAGGAAGAGGTGACATGGGGAACGATGACGACAACAACGGGGACATGGACAACGGG GATGGAGGTGATGGAGGTGGTCCAGGAGCAGGGAGGAGACATCATCATGAAAAGCACCAGGACAAGAAAGGAAAAGCCATCTGCAAGTACTACATCGAGGGGAGATGCACCTGG GGGGACCACTGTAATTTCAGCCATGATATCGAGCTGCCGAAGAAGAAGGAGCTTTGTAAATTCTACATCACTGGATTCTGCGCCCGCGCCGACCACTGTCCCTACATGCATA GTGAATTCCCTTGTAAGCTGTTCCACACCACAGGAAACTGTGTTAATGGAGATGAGTGCATGTTCTCACATGAATCCCTCAATGATGACACTCAGGAGCTGCTCAACAAG ATGCTTGCAGAGGATGCTGAGGCTGGAGCTGAGGATGAAAAGGAggtggaggagctgaagaagcAGGGGATCAACCCTCTTCCTAAACCCCCTCCTGGAGTCGGTCTTCTCCCCACTCCTCCTCGCCCTGTTTCAATGGACACAAACATGGGGGCTGTGGACTTTGGTGGAGCTGTACCTGGTGACTTTGGGGGTCCTCCTGGACCCAGTCAACTTCCTCTTGCAGGGAAAGGTCCACCAATTCCACCCCCTGTCCCTGGGCTTAACCCCCCTGTTGGTCCAGTCCACAGTCCTGATGGAAGCCCCTTCCAAGGAGGACCACCCACAAACCCCAGCTGCCCTCCTCTACACATGGTTCCCCCGCCTGCTGTTGGTGGAACAGGAGCGTCAGCGGGGAAGAAGATTCCTTCATTGTTTGAGATTAAAGTTCAGCCAACGGGACAACTGGCTCAGAAACTGGCTGTCAG AAGCCAGACTCCCAATAGCGGTCAGGCTCAGACTGCACCTCCTGGACCCCAGGGCCCCCCGGGGGTTGCGCCGCCCCGCTTCCCTGGACCTGCAGGCATGATGCCCCCTGAATTGCAGAACATGGGACCCGGTGGAGAACCCATTATGGGGGGTTTTGGATGTGGTGACGTCCCTGCTCATGCAGGGACAGGACCTCCCCAGGGTGGAGGAAGCTTCTTCAACGAGTTCTACAATCAGCAGGACGGGATGAAGATGGAGGGAGTTCAAGAGGGTG GCGACAGGTTTCAAAGTTTTTCCGGCATGGACAACAGAGGAGGGACTGGAAACAGAGAAGGTCCTGCTAATGGGGCCACAGCCAGTCAGGGAAGCATCTCTGTGCCAGACTTTCTGCCTCCTGCTCAGCGTGTCCTGTTCATGAGGATACAGCAGAaacagcaggaggaagaggagagagcTCGCAGGATGGCTGATGGAGGGGCAGAAAAGACCAAAAATGTTGAAG GTGACTCGGGGAACTGGTACTCCAGTGAGGATGAGGATGGTGGCAGTAGCGTGACCTCCATATTGAAGACACTTCGTCAGCAGACCCAGGCTCCTCAGAAACCTGACAGCCATCCGAGCGACTCTCGTCTCCAAAAGGCTTCTGCTGCCCACCCTCCAGCTCGCCCAGCAGACCCCCGCCTGGCCCGAGACCCCCGCCTGGCACGCGCTGTAGAGTCGGCCCACATGTCTGATGGTGCTCAGCCAACGGCTCCGTCGTCCTTGGGACCACCTACAGACCCAAGGTTAGCCAGACTTGCTGCTGCCACCTCTGCAGGGTCCACATCACATTCGCCTCCTGCTTCAAAACCAGAACCTGTCCTGGTCTACAAGCCCCCACCGCTCACTGCTCCAgcagcagaggaggaggagacggAGCGAGTTTTACGGGACAAGCCTGTGCCGATTCCGTTGGACCCGCTTATGGGTATGGCTCTGAGAGACCCACGCTCACAGTTGCAGCAGTTCAGCCACATCAAGAAGGACATTGTTTTGCATATGCCCGCATTCTCAAAAACTGTCACCTGGTCACCTGAAGATCTCCTTCCACTTCCAATTCCCAAGCAGGACCTCCTGCCACTCCCACCAGGCATCCCTCCTGTGCCCTCCCTGGATCCACGCATGTCCAGAGCCCAGCAGCAGCTCCACACATCACCACCCCCACTCACACAGCCCATTCCATCCTTAGACCCCCCTGCATCCTCCTCAACCTCCTCCCTTCCAGACTTTGAGCTGTTGTCTCGTATCTTGAAGACAGTTAACTCCATACCGCCCCAGACTTCCTCCCCTCCTCACGTGCCCACTCCCACTCCTCCCTTGTCGCTACTTGGTCAACCTCCCCCCGTGACTACCTCACCTGCAGAAAAACCCATCGACCCTCGAGTACGTAAACCCCCGTCTGACCCCCGTCTGCAGCCACAGAAGTCAGCACTGAAGcaaccatcagaaccagttccctCTGGTCCAGTTCCTTCAACGTCTCCAGCAATTTCATCTTGTTCCTCCCCTCCAACCATCGCCCCCTACGACCCCAGGCTGCTCTCCTCAGGAGGGGCAGGCCGCAGTGTGACTACTGGGGCACCAGGGGGAGCCAGTGTGCTAAGCAGCATCAGCCTGTATGACCCACGGACTAACAAACCAGGTAGCCCTGGTACCATCAGTGGCTCCAACAACTCCCCCAACTCAGCCAGTGCAGAGTCTAAATCCAATGAGCCCCCAGCGAGTAAACCTAAGTCCAAGGAGCCACTGTTTGTTCGGAAATCTGCTCTGGACCAACCGGAGCCGGAGAAGACTGGAGAGCAAGGAACTGATAGGTATAACAGCTATAACAGGCCCCGGCCCAAACCCGCTCCCTCTCCTAACTCCACGGCCCAGACAGGACCTGCTGCTGCCGCCGGGGCTCAGGGCGCCCCTGCAGGGGCTGCTGACCAGGGACCCGCAGGGGTCCACAACCTGCCGGTGTCCTCCCTGTTTGGGGGCCTTAAACAGGCAGCCAAACCCGGCGGGACGAGCAGCCCGTTTGGAGGAAACAGCCCAGCGCAGTCTGAACAGGCTGCCGCTGAGCAGGACAACGCCTCACTGAAAGACGTGTTTAAAGGCTTCGACCCAACAGCCTCACCCTTCTGTCAATGA